CTGCATCGCACAACTGGCCTTTGAGCCGGCTTTACGCTAAGCGAACCTGATGCTCACGGTGCTGATCGAGACGCATAACGACGAGGAGGGGCTCGCGCGCACGCTAAGCTCGCTGGTGGCGGGCTCGGTGGAGGGCGTCGTGCGCGAGGTTCTGGTCCACGATCGCGGCTCGACCGATCACACCACACTGGTAGCGGACCATACAGGGTGCGTCCTGGTTGGGGAGGGGGATCTGCCTGCCCGGCTACGCCACGCCCGTGGCGACTGGTTTCTTGTTCTGGAGCCGGGCGCACGGCTGACTGACGGTTGGACGGAGGCGGTGATGCTGCACATGACGGCGACGTCGAAACCGGCTCGCTTCACTCGCTCGCGGATCGGCCGCCCCCGCTTCCTGGCGCGCCTGTTCTCGACGAGGCGACCGTTCGCCGACGGGCTCCTGATTTCGAAGCGCCAGGCGCTGGCGCTTCTGAAGGACGGGGCAGAACTGAAGACGATCGCTCGCCGACTCTCCACGACGCGCACACCCGCAGAGATCGTGTCGTCGCCGAAACGGTAGACAGCCAGACGATGATGGACGGGGCGGCGTCCGCGCCGCCCCCAAACATCGGCTATGGGTTTTTGTGCGCGGTGACGTAGGCTTTCAGGACCGCCTGCATCTTGGTCAGGTGACCCTTGCCGCCCGCCTGCTGGTGAAAGAACTCGAATACGTCGGGGTCTAGCTTCAGGTGGACGGAACGAGGCCGCTTTGGTCCCTCGATCTTCGCCTTTGCCCAAAATTCAGCATCGAGGCTTTCGCCTTCCGGCGCATTCGGATCGTGGAACAATTCATTCCGATCCTTCATCCGCCTTATGTCGGCGAGCGATGCCCGCCTGATATCCGACTCGCTCATCGCGGCCTCCTTTCCATGCGGTAATCAAGCGAGTGAAACCGTTCGGCTCGGTGTGCACGACGACGAAGCACTCGCCATCGACCTCGCCCAATGAGATCAGTCTTTCCTCACCATAGTCCTTGCGGTCGTCGGGACGCGTGAGAACCTCGCCTTCGAATATCAGCGCGGCATAGACCATATCGACGCCACGCTCTCTGATGACCTGCTGC
The Mesorhizobium australicum genome window above contains:
- a CDS encoding BrnA antitoxin family protein, whose protein sequence is MFHDPNAPEGESLDAEFWAKAKIEGPKRPRSVHLKLDPDVFEFFHQQAGGKGHLTKMQAVLKAYVTAHKNP
- a CDS encoding glycosyl transferase family 2 encodes the protein MLTVLIETHNDEEGLARTLSSLVAGSVEGVVREVLVHDRGSTDHTTLVADHTGCVLVGEGDLPARLRHARGDWFLVLEPGARLTDGWTEAVMLHMTATSKPARFTRSRIGRPRFLARLFSTRRPFADGLLISKRQALALLKDGAELKTIARRLSTTRTPAEIVSSPKR